One genomic window of Candidatus Pseudobacter hemicellulosilyticus includes the following:
- a CDS encoding M42 family metallopeptidase: MAKATKEKSVLTEKSFKFLQQYINNASPVGFESSGQRLWLDYIKPFVDTTFTDPYGTAVGVINPKAAFKVVIEGHADEISWFVNYITAEGLLYLKRNGGVDHQIAPGQRVFIHGKKGPVPAVFGWPAIHTRIGNPDAKEPHPRVDNLFLDCGARNKKEVEDLGIHIGAVATYQDGFQELANDYYIGRAFDNRIGGFMIAEVARLLKENKKSLPFGLYVVNAVQEEIGLRGAEMIARRIKPDVAIVTDVTHDTSTPMVNKIIEGDVACGKGPSLAYGPAVHNKLLDLVQEVAEKKKIPVQLRTVSRSTGTDTDSFAYANDGCPSVLISIPLRYMHTTVEMLHRSDIEQTIQLMYETLLTLTPKTNLSYL; encoded by the coding sequence ATGGCTAAAGCAACTAAGGAAAAATCCGTTCTGACCGAAAAATCATTCAAATTCCTGCAGCAATACATCAATAACGCCAGCCCCGTAGGCTTTGAAAGCAGCGGACAGCGGCTCTGGCTCGATTATATCAAACCCTTTGTAGATACCACTTTCACCGATCCCTATGGCACGGCCGTAGGCGTCATCAACCCCAAGGCCGCTTTCAAAGTAGTGATAGAAGGACATGCCGATGAGATCAGCTGGTTTGTGAACTATATCACCGCCGAAGGACTGCTGTACCTGAAACGCAATGGCGGCGTGGACCACCAGATAGCACCCGGGCAGCGCGTATTCATCCACGGTAAAAAAGGACCCGTGCCCGCCGTATTCGGCTGGCCCGCCATCCATACCCGTATCGGTAATCCCGATGCAAAAGAACCGCATCCCCGGGTAGATAATCTCTTCCTGGACTGTGGCGCCCGCAATAAAAAAGAAGTAGAGGACCTGGGCATCCATATCGGCGCCGTGGCCACCTACCAGGACGGATTCCAGGAGCTGGCCAACGATTATTATATCGGCCGCGCCTTTGATAACCGCATCGGTGGTTTTATGATCGCTGAAGTGGCCCGCCTGCTGAAAGAAAATAAAAAGAGCCTGCCTTTTGGCCTCTATGTGGTCAATGCCGTACAGGAAGAGATCGGGCTGCGGGGCGCAGAAATGATCGCCCGCCGCATCAAACCAGATGTAGCCATTGTGACCGATGTTACCCATGATACCAGCACGCCCATGGTCAACAAGATCATTGAGGGCGATGTTGCCTGCGGTAAAGGCCCTTCCCTGGCCTATGGTCCGGCTGTACACAACAAACTGCTGGACCTGGTGCAGGAGGTGGCGGAGAAAAAGAAGATCCCGGTACAATTGCGCACTGTTTCCCGCAGCACCGGCACTGATACGGATTCCTTTGCCTATGCCAATGACGGCTGCCCTTCCGTGCTGATCTCTATCCCCCTGCGTTATATGCATACCACGGTAGAGATGCTGCATAGATCGGATATTGAGCAGACCATCCAGCTCATGTATGAAACCCTGCTGACCTTAACGCCCAAAACAAACTTAAGTTACCTGTAA
- a CDS encoding class I SAM-dependent methyltransferase yields MNSYTPHPASFRDPAGFIFRADGKIYRQVNLVYAAQYERLMESGLYAQLTSEGLLIPHREIPANLMGSQHWYKTLEPITVNTISYPYEWSAVQLRDAALLTLKVLRTAIRFGMVLKDANPYNVQFHQGKPVFIDTLSFEPYDASKPWVAYRQFCQCFLFPVYLEHYLRLDLQRLLTTWIDGIPVAVTARLLPARSRFSLGVWLHVYLQNMVRQQAHNSSSQPFSQQKLLNLVTHLESIIQKLPHRSKQHSTWSNYYTDTILGQEYLQAKDQLFRSFLDKLQPASALDLGANDGYFSRIMAQRGIPVIAADSDSRCIENLYLSARKDGLTNILPLLLDISNPTPALGFRNEERASFQQRVSPDLVVALALIHHLCIGKNIPLPALAEYFHSIAPQLIIEFVPKEDEKVKQMLSSRQDVFAGYHEPYFEDVFSAYFTIREKSSIPGSTRILYLMKRKDTL; encoded by the coding sequence ATGAATAGCTATACGCCACATCCCGCGTCTTTCAGGGACCCTGCCGGATTTATTTTTCGCGCAGACGGAAAAATTTACCGGCAGGTGAACCTGGTCTATGCAGCCCAGTATGAACGGCTGATGGAGTCCGGGCTCTACGCACAGCTCACCAGTGAAGGACTGCTGATCCCCCACCGGGAAATACCCGCCAACCTGATGGGCAGCCAGCACTGGTACAAGACACTGGAGCCCATAACAGTCAACACCATCTCCTATCCCTATGAATGGAGCGCCGTTCAGCTGCGTGACGCAGCCCTGCTTACATTGAAAGTGCTGCGCACGGCCATCCGCTTCGGGATGGTACTCAAGGACGCCAATCCCTATAATGTGCAGTTCCACCAGGGCAAGCCTGTTTTTATTGATACGCTTTCTTTTGAGCCTTACGATGCCAGTAAACCCTGGGTGGCCTACCGGCAGTTCTGCCAGTGCTTCCTGTTCCCGGTGTACCTGGAACATTACCTCCGGCTGGACCTGCAACGCCTGCTGACCACCTGGATAGATGGCATCCCGGTAGCCGTGACCGCCCGGCTGCTGCCCGCCAGGAGCCGCTTCAGCCTCGGCGTCTGGCTGCATGTATACCTTCAGAACATGGTGCGCCAGCAAGCCCATAACAGCAGCAGCCAGCCTTTCAGCCAGCAGAAGCTGCTGAACCTGGTAACGCACCTGGAGTCCATTATACAGAAGCTCCCGCACCGCAGCAAACAGCACAGCACCTGGAGCAATTATTATACAGATACTATCCTTGGCCAGGAATACCTCCAGGCCAAGGATCAGCTCTTCCGATCCTTCCTGGACAAGCTGCAGCCCGCCAGCGCCCTGGACCTGGGGGCCAATGACGGCTATTTCTCCAGGATCATGGCGCAACGGGGCATACCGGTGATTGCCGCCGACAGTGATAGCCGCTGTATTGAGAACCTTTACCTGTCGGCCCGCAAGGATGGCCTCACCAATATACTGCCCCTCCTGCTGGATATCAGCAATCCCACGCCTGCCCTCGGTTTCCGCAACGAGGAAAGGGCCAGCTTTCAACAGCGCGTCAGCCCGGACCTGGTGGTAGCCCTGGCGCTGATCCATCATCTCTGCATTGGGAAGAATATTCCTTTGCCCGCGCTGGCCGAATACTTTCACAGCATCGCGCCCCAGCTTATCATAGAATTTGTGCCCAAAGAGGATGAGAAAGTAAAACAGATGCTCAGCAGCCGGCAGGATGTATTTGCCGGCTACCATGAACCCTATTTTGAAGATGTGTTCTCCGCTTATTTCACTATCCGGGAAAAAAGCAGTATCCCGGGCTCAACGCGGATCCTGTACCTGATGAAACGAAAGGACACGCTATAA
- the bioB gene encoding biotin synthase BioB, with the protein MIRTNWTPEEVKEIYDTPLLELIYRAATVHREYNDTGEVQVCTLLSIKTGGCTEDCAYCPQAARYNTGVNVQALMKKEEVLAYAQKAKDAGSTRFCMGAAWREVRDNRDFDRVLDMVKGVNAMGMEVCCTLGMVTAEQARKLADAGLHAYNHNLDTSSEFYEDIITTRTYEDRLQTLDNVRQAGVSVCCGGIVGLGETHDDRITMLHTLATLPEHPESVPVNALVPVKGTPLENNPMVNVMDMVRMIATARILMPRAMVRLSAGRTSMSVSDQSLCFMAGANSIFAGDKLLTTPNPTFDEDMTMFNMLGLKPREAFKEEKVAHHHHH; encoded by the coding sequence ATGATCAGGACAAACTGGACCCCGGAAGAAGTAAAAGAGATCTATGACACTCCCCTTCTGGAACTGATCTACAGGGCAGCTACTGTTCATCGTGAGTACAATGATACCGGTGAAGTACAGGTATGCACCCTGCTTTCTATAAAAACAGGCGGCTGTACAGAAGACTGCGCCTATTGCCCGCAGGCAGCCCGTTACAATACCGGCGTCAATGTTCAGGCCCTGATGAAAAAAGAGGAAGTACTGGCCTATGCACAGAAAGCCAAAGATGCCGGCTCCACCCGTTTCTGCATGGGCGCCGCCTGGCGTGAAGTGCGGGACAACCGCGATTTTGACCGGGTGCTGGATATGGTGAAAGGCGTCAACGCCATGGGCATGGAAGTATGCTGCACCCTGGGCATGGTCACCGCAGAACAGGCCCGTAAACTGGCCGATGCAGGCCTGCACGCCTATAACCATAACCTGGATACCTCCTCCGAATTTTATGAGGATATCATCACTACCCGAACTTATGAAGACCGCCTCCAGACGCTGGATAATGTCCGCCAGGCCGGAGTTTCCGTCTGTTGTGGCGGCATTGTAGGACTGGGCGAGACCCATGATGACCGTATCACCATGCTGCATACCCTGGCCACCCTGCCGGAACACCCGGAGAGCGTGCCCGTGAACGCCCTGGTGCCTGTAAAAGGTACGCCGCTGGAGAATAATCCCATGGTCAATGTCATGGATATGGTACGCATGATCGCCACCGCCCGCATCCTGATGCCCCGGGCCATGGTCCGCCTCAGCGCCGGCCGCACCAGCATGAGCGTGTCTGATCAGAGTCTCTGCTTTATGGCAGGCGCCAATTCCATTTTTGCGGGCGATAAACTGCTCACCACGCCCAACCCCACCTTTGATGAGGATATGACCATGTTCAATATGCTGGGATTAAAACCAAGGGAAGCTTTCAAGGAAGAGAAAGTAGCGCACCATCACCATCATTGA
- a CDS encoding response regulator transcription factor, with amino-acid sequence MIKIVIADDHRLVREAWRLVLNRDHRLSVIAVCENGHRAVETCRVLKPDMVLMDINMEPMNGIEATRHIRSFSDTIRVIGISVHTDHTYVNALLQAGANGYVTKHSSGEEMIAAILQVMEGQPYFCKEIEGVVSHQH; translated from the coding sequence ATGATAAAAATAGTGATAGCAGATGACCATCGACTGGTCCGTGAAGCCTGGAGGCTGGTACTCAACAGAGATCATCGTTTGTCTGTTATTGCTGTTTGCGAGAACGGCCACCGGGCCGTAGAAACCTGCCGGGTACTGAAGCCCGATATGGTGCTGATGGATATTAACATGGAGCCCATGAATGGTATAGAGGCCACCCGGCATATCCGCAGTTTCTCTGATACTATCCGCGTTATCGGTATCTCCGTCCATACAGATCATACCTATGTCAATGCCCTGCTGCAGGCAGGCGCCAACGGGTATGTTACCAAACATTCTTCAGGCGAGGAAATGATTGCCGCTATTCTGCAGGTCATGGAAGGACAGCCTTATTTCTGCAAAGAGATAGAAGGCGTGGTGAGCCACCAGCACTGA
- the porQ gene encoding type IX secretion system protein PorQ has protein sequence MFINYALNAQTLGGNSVFNFLRLSNTPQLSALGGINTTPQSNDIGMAWHTPSLLRPDMHTQVNAVFNILPGDIKSYHLMAGYHARDWGTSFALGVQYLNYGEIPATDAAGNTMGQLRPSDYVVQLSASRAYGERWYYGASLKFIQSSYGEYRASGLALDASLSYQDTAALLQVSLVLKNMGAQLKAYAGTQKTELPFDIQAGISKKLANAPLQFSITAHHLHQFDILYEDSSFNQVSGLEPATKTGNKFPEQLFRHVVLGVQAWLTDKVELSAGYNHLRRKELNIGNAGNGLNGFSLGVGLLFKKIQLRYARSHYQRQLTYNQVGLSFAMTGNGHDRQ, from the coding sequence TTGTTCATCAATTATGCATTGAATGCCCAGACCCTGGGCGGTAATTCCGTATTCAACTTTCTTCGGTTATCCAATACGCCGCAATTGTCGGCCCTGGGTGGTATCAATACCACGCCGCAATCAAACGATATCGGTATGGCCTGGCATACTCCCAGCCTGCTGCGCCCCGATATGCACACACAGGTAAACGCCGTGTTCAATATACTCCCCGGGGATATAAAAAGTTACCACCTGATGGCGGGCTATCATGCCCGCGACTGGGGGACCAGTTTTGCCCTGGGCGTCCAGTACCTTAATTATGGAGAGATCCCGGCCACCGATGCGGCGGGAAATACGATGGGCCAGCTGCGTCCGTCCGACTATGTTGTGCAGCTGTCAGCCAGCAGGGCCTATGGTGAACGCTGGTATTACGGGGCTTCCCTTAAATTTATCCAGTCCAGTTACGGCGAGTATCGTGCTTCGGGGCTGGCGCTGGATGCGTCACTCAGTTACCAGGATACCGCAGCGCTTTTGCAGGTTTCCCTGGTGCTGAAAAATATGGGCGCCCAGCTCAAAGCCTATGCAGGAACGCAGAAGACGGAATTGCCCTTTGATATCCAGGCAGGTATTTCAAAAAAATTGGCAAATGCACCCCTGCAATTTTCCATTACGGCCCATCATTTGCACCAGTTCGACATTCTTTACGAGGACAGTTCATTCAATCAGGTCAGTGGTTTGGAGCCAGCAACAAAAACGGGGAATAAGTTCCCCGAACAGTTGTTCCGGCATGTTGTACTGGGTGTACAGGCCTGGCTGACCGATAAGGTGGAGCTGAGCGCCGGTTATAATCATTTGCGGAGAAAGGAACTGAATATCGGGAATGCAGGCAATGGGTTGAATGGATTTTCGTTAGGAGTAGGATTGCTCTTTAAAAAGATACAGCTGCGGTATGCACGCAGTCATTACCAGCGGCAGCTGACCTATAACCAGGTGGGCCTGTCGTTCGCGATGACCGGTAACGGGCATGACCGTCAGTAA
- a CDS encoding acyl transferase — MNSRFEDTIFLTDAPGFEALALDLFRFQYQENPVYQQYVNALGIVGAAVTRLADIPFLPIRFFKTHPIQSTVFSPQAVFESSGTTGSVNSRHLVRSLDLYRQSFNKAFELFYGPVRDWCVIGLLPSYLERSHSSLVVMVDELIRLSGHPDSGFYLYEHAKLQEVLQRLEAQGQRVLLIGVTFALLDLAGRYPMPLQHTVIMETGGMKGRREEMTRQEVHALLGDAFGLPAIHSEYGMTELLSQAYSAGQGLFRCPPWMRVLMRQEDDPFDIRSEGTGIVNVIDLANVYSCSFIATDDVGRLYADGSFEVQGRLDNSDIRGCSLMVTAL, encoded by the coding sequence ATGAATTCCAGGTTTGAAGATACTATTTTTTTAACGGACGCCCCTGGTTTTGAGGCGCTGGCGCTGGACCTTTTCCGGTTCCAGTACCAGGAAAACCCCGTTTACCAGCAATACGTAAATGCGCTGGGCATCGTTGGGGCGGCCGTCACCCGGCTGGCTGATATTCCCTTCCTGCCCATCCGCTTTTTCAAGACACATCCCATCCAGTCTACCGTTTTCAGCCCCCAGGCAGTTTTTGAAAGCAGCGGTACTACCGGTTCGGTGAACAGCAGGCACCTGGTGCGGTCCCTGGACCTGTACCGGCAAAGTTTTAACAAGGCTTTTGAATTATTCTATGGTCCTGTGCGCGACTGGTGCGTGATAGGCCTGCTGCCTTCTTACCTGGAAAGAAGTCATTCTTCCCTGGTGGTGATGGTGGACGAGCTGATCCGGCTGAGTGGTCACCCGGATAGCGGATTCTATTTATATGAGCACGCTAAATTGCAGGAGGTATTGCAGCGGCTGGAGGCGCAGGGCCAGCGGGTCCTGCTCATTGGCGTTACCTTTGCCCTGCTGGATCTTGCCGGGCGCTATCCCATGCCCCTGCAACATACGGTGATCATGGAAACCGGCGGCATGAAAGGCCGTCGCGAAGAAATGACGCGCCAGGAGGTCCATGCGTTGCTGGGCGATGCCTTTGGGCTGCCGGCCATTCATTCTGAATACGGGATGACAGAGCTATTGTCGCAGGCTTATTCCGCCGGTCAGGGTCTGTTCCGCTGTCCGCCTTGGATGCGTGTCCTGATGCGGCAGGAAGATGATCCTTTTGATATCCGCTCCGAAGGCACGGGTATTGTCAATGTGATTGACCTGGCCAATGTCTACAGCTGTTCCTTTATTGCAACGGATGATGTGGGCCGGCTCTACGCGGACGGCAGCTTTGAAGTGCAGGGGCGGCTGGACAACAGTGATATCCGGGGCTGCAGCCTGATGGTAACGGCGTTGTAA
- a CDS encoding sulfatase-like hydrolase/transferase, with the protein MTSTSPYRSIFRRLQEQPYFLFLLPLFYLLNLCNSLYPVLQPADLLRAGMPWLLAIHLIILLLFSWLPGRFRKYALLVFYLELVYFFFGALQDFLKEHWEWLSRYSHLLPLLLLLIPVIWWLLRSRTALPRTFLYSNSLLLLLLTIELVSSLLIAGTGGQSRQWFGKRTSPLLNTSFCDTCQRPDIYFIVFDGYSASRTLKSYWDYDNSHLDSFFRQKGFFYADHSTSNYNSTPFSVGSILNMDYHRKKLNKKIDLIDFCEGMETIHNNLVCQLLEKHGYTLINQSYFALPHQPPPLNFSYLTDKTEIFLAQTFWKRIYADIGWHFFPPRQPSPATVREQIQNEKHKLDQLKKTSTLFFEELSRQRPQPAFVYTHFLLPHDPYFYDSTGSLTPPESWISPKAPKERYLSQLKYTNTLIRDAVNKLLAPSDRPRIIILQSDHGFRSFEPAPGNQHQALEFNNLNAIYFPDQDYSSLNDSMSSVNTFRLVLNKYFETGFPLLKDSSTYIGHH; encoded by the coding sequence TTGACAAGCACTTCACCATACCGATCCATTTTCCGGCGCCTGCAGGAGCAACCTTATTTCCTCTTCCTACTGCCGCTGTTCTACCTGCTGAACCTCTGCAACAGCCTGTATCCTGTTTTACAGCCTGCCGACCTGCTCCGGGCAGGCATGCCCTGGCTGCTGGCCATCCACCTGATCATCCTGCTGCTGTTCAGCTGGCTGCCGGGCCGCTTCAGAAAATACGCACTGCTGGTCTTTTACCTGGAGCTGGTCTATTTTTTCTTTGGCGCATTGCAGGATTTCCTGAAAGAACATTGGGAATGGCTTTCGCGTTACAGCCACCTGCTGCCACTCTTACTACTACTGATCCCGGTCATCTGGTGGCTGTTGCGCAGCAGGACAGCCCTGCCCAGGACGTTTTTATATAGTAACAGCCTGCTGCTGTTACTGCTCACTATTGAACTGGTGAGCAGCCTGCTGATTGCCGGCACCGGCGGGCAATCCAGACAATGGTTTGGAAAGAGAACATCCCCGCTGCTGAACACTTCTTTCTGCGATACCTGCCAGCGACCCGATATTTATTTTATTGTGTTTGATGGCTACTCCGCTTCCAGGACCCTGAAAAGCTACTGGGACTATGATAACAGTCACCTGGATTCCTTCTTCCGGCAGAAGGGCTTTTTTTATGCTGATCATTCCACCAGTAACTATAATTCAACGCCCTTCTCTGTAGGCAGCATCCTGAATATGGACTACCACCGGAAGAAGCTGAACAAAAAGATAGACCTGATAGATTTTTGTGAGGGCATGGAGACCATCCATAACAACCTGGTCTGCCAGCTGCTGGAAAAGCATGGCTATACGCTTATCAATCAATCCTATTTTGCCCTGCCCCACCAGCCGCCCCCACTGAACTTTTCCTACCTGACAGACAAAACCGAAATATTTCTTGCCCAGACTTTCTGGAAAAGGATCTATGCGGATATTGGCTGGCATTTTTTCCCGCCGCGGCAACCATCGCCTGCCACTGTCCGGGAGCAGATACAAAACGAAAAGCATAAGCTGGATCAACTGAAAAAGACCAGCACCCTGTTCTTTGAGGAACTATCCCGGCAGCGTCCGCAACCGGCCTTTGTATACACCCATTTCCTGCTGCCCCATGATCCGTATTTTTACGATAGTACTGGCAGCCTAACCCCTCCTGAAAGCTGGATCAGCCCGAAAGCGCCCAAAGAGCGTTACCTGTCCCAATTGAAATATACCAACACCCTGATCAGGGACGCGGTCAATAAACTACTGGCGCCTTCCGATCGCCCGAGGATCATCATTCTCCAGAGCGATCATGGGTTCCGTTCCTTTGAACCGGCGCCAGGCAACCAGCACCAGGCATTGGAATTCAACAACCTCAATGCCATTTATTTCCCGGACCAGGATTATAGCAGCTTAAATGATTCTATGTCTTCGGTAAATACTTTCCGGTTGGTACTGAATAAATATTTTGAGACCGGGTTTCCCTTGCTGAAAGATTCTTCTACTTATATAGGACACCATTGA
- a CDS encoding UbiA family prenyltransferase, producing MASRIFQFFLFTSLFITGCALLMVHQTNQLFSLQYSFHAYFGFVAASTLCSYNFHWWLTPASPSENLRIRWTQQHKTLHLVLFFAGAFGSAWYFVQLLDHWEWLLIGAGLTFLYSAPKLPHRPFRWLQTIAIGKTIFLAFVWTYVTSFLPVALDGAHFTAPAWLFVGGRFFLIYAICIPFDYRDRDYDRQEGIRSMITWFSEQGINRLFYGSIILFAACTLAMAAYGFSWPVLLLLLLPGGLTALLFPRAKKDFSDYLYYFALDGLMALSALLTTLLRIL from the coding sequence ATGGCCAGCCGCATTTTCCAATTCTTCCTGTTCACCAGCCTGTTCATTACGGGTTGCGCCCTGCTGATGGTCCACCAGACCAACCAGCTTTTTTCCCTGCAGTATTCTTTCCACGCCTATTTCGGTTTTGTGGCGGCTTCCACCCTCTGCAGTTATAATTTCCACTGGTGGCTCACGCCTGCTTCCCCTTCGGAGAACCTGCGCATCCGCTGGACACAGCAGCATAAGACCCTGCACCTGGTCCTGTTCTTTGCAGGCGCTTTTGGCAGCGCCTGGTATTTTGTGCAGCTGCTGGACCACTGGGAATGGCTGCTGATCGGCGCCGGCCTCACCTTTCTGTACTCGGCGCCCAAACTGCCCCACCGCCCCTTCCGCTGGCTACAGACCATTGCCATCGGCAAGACCATCTTCCTGGCCTTTGTGTGGACCTATGTCACCAGTTTTCTGCCTGTTGCGCTGGATGGCGCCCATTTTACCGCCCCGGCCTGGCTCTTTGTGGGCGGTCGCTTTTTCCTGATCTATGCCATCTGTATCCCTTTTGATTACCGTGACCGCGACTATGACCGGCAGGAAGGCATCCGCAGCATGATCACCTGGTTCAGTGAGCAGGGCATCAACCGGCTGTTCTATGGTTCCATCATCCTGTTTGCCGCCTGCACCCTGGCCATGGCCGCTTACGGCTTCTCCTGGCCCGTACTGCTTTTGCTGCTCCTGCCCGGCGGGCTTACAGCCCTGCTCTTCCCCCGCGCCAAAAAGGACTTTTCCGACTATCTCTACTATTTTGCATTGGATGGCCTCATGGCCCTCTCGGCCCTGCTGACCACATTGCTCAGAATTCTGTAG
- the lon gene encoding endopeptidase La, translating to MKEAKILFQPEEEMDFIPIIPLNENDGDTGGDIVIPAELPLLPLRNTVLFPGVVLPITVGRDKSIKAVNDAYRTDKLVGVVAQKDSNVEDPVISDLEDIGTVARIIKLIKMPDGGTTVIIQGKKRFKVETILTDDPYFKAQVSVLEDENTPRPDDFDAYVANIKELAMQIIQLSPNIPSEAHIILKNIENPSFLIHFISSNLNTELTEKQKLLELNNIEARADLLMQVLQRELQFAELKNKVTTKTKTELDKQQREYFLQQQLKSIKEELGGDSNEREIKEMQKKAETRQWTEAAKEMFKKGVEKLERMHPSTPDYSVVYNHLDLMLDLPWGEFTKDRYDLKKARQVLDRDHYGMGKVKERILEYLAVLKLKGDMKSPILCFVGPPGIGKTSLGRSIASAIERKYVRISLGGLHDESEIRGHRKTYIGAMPGRIIQSLRKIKSSNPVMILDEIDKVGADFRGDPSSALLEVLDPEQNHTFYDNYLELEYDLSKVLFIATANNINNIQPALRDRLEIIDLSGYAVEEKMEIAHRHLVPKQKEAHGLKDVSFKMGHKVLEKIIQDYTRESGVRELDRYLASVMRYEAKEFAVNGKIKSVLTTKDVEKILGKPRYSNEMYKVANMPGVAVGLAWTYVGGDILFVETSLSDGKGELKLTGNLGNVMKESASTAMTYLQSNAKKTDIDPTLFTKKTVHIHVPEGAVPKDGPSAGITMMSAIASAFTGRRIKPYLAMTGEITLRGQVLPVGGIKEKVLAARRAGLKEIILCWQNEKDVQEIDSDFIKGLTFYYVKTMQQVLELALV from the coding sequence ATGAAAGAAGCGAAAATATTGTTCCAACCAGAAGAAGAGATGGATTTTATTCCTATAATACCCCTGAACGAAAATGACGGCGATACCGGCGGAGATATAGTGATACCGGCCGAACTGCCCCTTTTACCCCTGCGCAATACAGTATTATTTCCCGGTGTGGTGCTGCCTATTACAGTTGGTCGCGACAAGAGCATCAAAGCCGTCAACGATGCATACCGGACTGACAAACTGGTAGGCGTGGTGGCGCAAAAAGACAGTAATGTAGAGGACCCCGTGATCAGTGACCTGGAAGATATTGGCACCGTAGCCCGTATCATTAAACTCATAAAAATGCCGGATGGGGGTACCACCGTGATCATCCAGGGCAAAAAGCGGTTCAAGGTAGAGACCATCCTCACCGATGACCCTTATTTCAAAGCACAGGTTTCTGTGCTGGAAGATGAAAATACCCCCCGCCCCGATGATTTTGACGCCTATGTGGCCAATATCAAGGAGCTGGCCATGCAGATCATCCAGCTGTCTCCCAATATCCCCTCCGAAGCACATATCATCCTTAAGAATATTGAGAACCCTTCCTTCCTCATCCATTTTATTTCCAGCAACCTCAATACAGAGCTTACCGAAAAACAGAAGTTGCTGGAGCTGAACAATATTGAAGCGCGGGCCGATCTGCTCATGCAGGTACTGCAGCGTGAACTGCAGTTTGCCGAGCTCAAGAACAAGGTCACTACCAAGACCAAGACCGAGCTGGACAAACAGCAACGTGAATACTTCCTGCAGCAGCAGCTGAAAAGCATCAAGGAAGAACTGGGCGGCGACAGCAACGAGCGTGAGATCAAAGAGATGCAGAAAAAGGCGGAGACCCGCCAGTGGACAGAAGCTGCGAAGGAGATGTTCAAGAAAGGCGTTGAGAAACTGGAAAGGATGCATCCCAGTACGCCGGACTATTCCGTAGTGTACAATCACCTGGACCTGATGCTGGACCTGCCCTGGGGCGAGTTCACCAAGGACCGGTACGACCTGAAAAAAGCCCGGCAGGTGCTGGACAGGGATCATTACGGCATGGGCAAGGTAAAAGAACGGATCCTGGAATACCTGGCCGTGCTGAAGCTGAAGGGCGATATGAAGAGCCCCATCCTCTGCTTTGTTGGCCCTCCCGGTATTGGTAAAACCTCCCTGGGCCGCAGCATCGCCAGCGCTATTGAAAGAAAATATGTGCGCATCAGCCTCGGCGGTCTGCATGATGAAAGCGAGATCCGCGGGCACCGGAAGACCTATATCGGCGCTATGCCCGGCAGGATCATCCAGAGCCTCCGCAAGATCAAGAGCTCTAATCCTGTCATGATCCTGGATGAGATCGATAAAGTAGGCGCTGATTTCCGCGGTGATCCCTCTTCGGCCCTGCTGGAAGTGCTGGATCCGGAGCAGAACCATACCTTCTACGATAATTACCTGGAACTGGAATACGATCTCAGCAAAGTGCTGTTCATTGCCACCGCCAACAATATCAACAATATCCAGCCGGCCCTGCGGGACCGTTTAGAGATCATTGACCTCAGCGGTTATGCGGTGGAAGAGAAAATGGAGATCGCCCACAGGCACCTGGTGCCCAAACAAAAAGAAGCGCATGGCCTGAAGGACGTGTCCTTCAAAATGGGCCATAAAGTATTGGAGAAGATCATCCAGGACTATACCCGCGAAAGCGGTGTGCGGGAACTGGATCGTTACCTGGCTTCTGTAATGCGTTATGAAGCCAAGGAATTTGCAGTCAATGGTAAGATCAAATCCGTGCTCACCACCAAGGATGTGGAGAAGATCCTGGGCAAGCCCCGTTACAGCAATGAAATGTATAAGGTGGCCAATATGCCCGGCGTGGCGGTAGGCCTGGCCTGGACCTATGTAGGCGGTGATATCCTTTTTGTGGAGACCAGCCTCAGCGACGGCAAGGGCGAGCTGAAGCTAACGGGTAACCTCGGCAACGTGATGAAGGAAAGCGCCAGCACAGCAATGACCTACCTGCAGTCCAATGCAAAAAAAACAGATATTGACCCAACGCTCTTCACAAAGAAGACAGTACATATTCATGTGCCTGAAGGAGCCGTGCCCAAGGATGGGCCAAGCGCCGGCATCACTATGATGAGCGCCATCGCTTCCGCTTTCACCGGCCGCCGCATAAAACCTTACCTGGCTATGACGGGTGAGATCACGCTGCGCGGACAGGTGCTACCGGTAGGAGGCATCAAGGAAAAAGTACTGGCAGCCAGGCGTGCAGGCCTGAAGGAGATCATCCTCTGCTGGCAGAATGAGAAAGATGTGCAGGAGATAGATTCTGATTTCATCAAAGGACTGACTTTCTATTATGTTAAAACTATGCAACAGGTGCTGGAATTAGCGTTGGTATAG